The following is a genomic window from Candidatus Marinimicrobia bacterium CG08_land_8_20_14_0_20_45_22.
GTGTATCCCCGACATCTTCTTCCATCAGGATAACATTGTTTTTCCGGTAAATACGTTTTTGCATCAATTCAGTGATTTTCTCAAGTATATCATCCTTGAGTTCAGAAAACATCGGAATATCTTTTAAAAATAGATGGTTCATTTATTATTCTCCCTACACATTAAGTAATAGTCGCCCATAAAATTGACAAGGAATATTTTCTCCAATGCCCAACGTCTATTCGGTTTTTCTCTTCTTCCCATCTTTTGGTTTTGTGAATTTGGCAATGAGTTCCGGAAGCGCTTCAAAAACCTTCCCCAGCCCGACTTCATTGCTTTTCAAGCGATGAATTTTTACCTCATCCCTCGACACCGTAATGATCGCGATGGGTTCGATAACCGCTCCGCCACCCGTTCCACTCGCATTTCCCTTATCCTTGCTGTCCGCCGAACCGGCTCCCGCTCCAAATCCCAGCGAAATCTTGGTAATGGGAATCACAGTAGTCTCACCAACCTGAATTGGTTTGCCGACGACTGTCTCCGAAGTGACGATGTCTTTCAGCCGGTTCAGTAGCGCGTCAATGATTCCTTCCAACATGTCTTTTTCTCCTCTTTTTAAAAATTTGAACGATCAATTTTCCAGCAATAAAAATAACGATTCTTACAACATGAATCAAACGAATTGAACCAATCAGATCAATTGTCCCTAAAAACTTTTTTTCAACAAACGATGGCTCGATCCGAATCTTCTGCCCAAACTGAAGCCATTCATGTAGTGAATAGTAGGCACCCATCAAATAGCCAGTCGCGGCTGGATTATCCAGACCAATCTCCAAATCAGCGGCTATGTTTACTTCCTTCGGTATCTTCAAAAAGCGTAGGACAACCGCTTTCCCGATCGAAATCCATTCATGAACAGTAAACAGCGGCGATTTTTCCTTAGACTTTTCGGGCTTTTTCGGCTTTGATTTAGCAACTTTTTTCTTTTTTGATGGAAATTTCCGCAGGATACAAATTTTACTATTCGCGACAACTAAAAAGATTTTTAATACATCCGCTTCAAACTGAACCATGACGCCGACAATTCCGCCGAAAAACATGACCCGAGTAAAAACTTTCTTTTTATCAGGAATCATTGTTAGACGAATCACAAACACCGTTTGAGTGATAAAAATCAAAAACAGGAGAAAAATCATGGCTAAAAGCATCGTCATAATCAGTTTTAGGAAAAATA
Proteins encoded in this region:
- a CDS encoding sporulation protein, with amino-acid sequence MLEGIIDALLNRLKDIVTSETVVGKPIQVGETTVIPITKISLGFGAGAGSADSKDKGNASGTGGGAVIEPIAIITVSRDEVKIHRLKSNEVGLGKVFEALPELIAKFTKPKDGKKRKTE